Proteins found in one Methylobacterium sp. CB376 genomic segment:
- the oxlT gene encoding oxalate/formate MFS antiporter, translating to MVAAANIQYAWTLFVPEIQKTFGWDRAAIQVAFTLFVVTQTWLTPVEGHFIDRYGPSRVVMAGGLFTGLAWIINSYATSLSGYYLGAVVGGIGVGCVYATCIANALKWFPDRRGLAVGLTAGGYGAGSALTILPIASMIAEGGFQQAFFVFGLIQGALIILASVGLRAPGRSEVTYSASVLQSRRDYTLPEALRTPVFWVMLLMFTCTVTGGLMAVAQLGVIAQDLGVKNFQVNLYFVTMAALPFALMLDRIMNGISRPFFGWISDRIGREKTMFIAFSLEGLGIVALGYFGSNPWAFVILSGIVFLAWGEVYSLFSATAADTFGSKHIGKIYGVLYCAKGLAALLVPVGNLLMQATGTWATVLYTVAILDLIAATLALAVLRPMLRRHHAANGVVLPEAAH from the coding sequence ATGGTCGCCGCCGCCAACATCCAGTACGCCTGGACCCTGTTCGTCCCCGAGATCCAGAAGACCTTCGGCTGGGACCGCGCCGCCATCCAGGTCGCCTTCACCCTCTTCGTGGTCACCCAGACCTGGCTCACCCCGGTCGAGGGCCACTTCATCGACCGCTACGGGCCCAGCCGCGTCGTCATGGCCGGCGGCCTCTTCACCGGCCTGGCCTGGATCATCAACTCCTACGCCACGTCCCTCAGCGGCTACTACCTCGGCGCCGTGGTCGGCGGCATCGGCGTCGGCTGCGTCTACGCCACCTGCATCGCCAACGCCCTCAAGTGGTTCCCCGACCGGCGCGGCCTGGCCGTCGGCCTCACCGCGGGCGGCTACGGCGCCGGCTCGGCCCTCACCATCCTGCCCATCGCCAGCATGATCGCCGAGGGCGGCTTCCAGCAGGCCTTCTTCGTCTTCGGCCTGATCCAGGGCGCCCTGATCATCCTGGCCTCGGTCGGCCTGCGCGCCCCGGGCCGGAGCGAGGTCACCTACTCGGCGAGCGTGCTGCAGAGCCGGCGCGACTACACCCTGCCGGAGGCCCTGCGCACCCCGGTGTTCTGGGTGATGCTGCTGATGTTCACCTGCACGGTGACCGGCGGGCTGATGGCGGTGGCCCAGCTCGGGGTGATCGCGCAGGATCTCGGCGTCAAGAACTTCCAGGTCAACCTGTACTTCGTGACCATGGCGGCGCTGCCCTTCGCGCTGATGCTGGACCGGATCATGAACGGGATCTCGCGGCCGTTCTTCGGCTGGATCTCGGACCGGATCGGGCGCGAGAAGACGATGTTCATCGCGTTCTCGCTGGAGGGGCTCGGCATCGTGGCGCTGGGGTATTTCGGCTCGAACCCGTGGGCGTTCGTGATCCTGAGCGGGATCGTGTTCCTGGCCTGGGGGGAGGTCTACAGCCTGTTCAGCGCGACGGCGGCGGACACGTTCGGGTCGAAGCACATCGGGAAGATCTACGGGGTGCTGTACTGCGCCAAGGGTCTGGCCGCGCTGCTGGTGCCGGTGGGCAACCTGCTGATGCAGGCGACCGGGACCTGGGCGACGGTGCTGTACACAGTGGCGATCCTGGACCTGATCGCCGCGACGCTGGCGCTCGCGGTGCTGCGCCCGATGCTCAGGCGCCACCACGCCGCCAACGGGGTCGTGCTGCCCGAGGCCGCCCATTGA
- a CDS encoding catalase — MSDQRPILTTRQGHPVRDNQSLRTVGERGPATLENYQFIEKITHFDRERIPERVVHARGAGAHGYFEAYGKIGDEPASKYTRARVLNETGVKTPVFVRFSTVAGAKESPETERDPRGFAVKFKTLDGNWDLVGNNLKVFFIRDAVKFPDMIHAFKPDPVTNRQEAWRFFDFVAQHPESIHMVTWLKSPWGIPANYREMEGSGVNTYKLVNDRGEAVLCKFHWIPKQGVRNLTSAQASAIQAKDVGHATRDLYDNIQAGNFPEWEFAVQIMPDGPNEQLSFDPLDDTKRWPEDQFPLLTCGRMVLDRVPDNFFAEVEQAAFGTGVLVDGIDFSDDKMLQGRTLSYSDTQRYRVGPNYLQLPINAPHPDVKVFSNQRDGQMTYAVDGTGPNKHINYEPSTLAEGVREAPKPARDYHQPVTGHLGRYQTSRTEDDYAQAGARYRSFEAWEREDLIANLVADMKQCPEPIQLRMVWHFWHADEDYGRRVAEGAGIDLEKAKALPPLPGRAAPHKRLATETYTDGSPSHKVAAE; from the coding sequence ATGAGCGATCAACGCCCGATCCTGACGACCCGCCAGGGTCACCCGGTCCGCGACAACCAGAGCCTGCGCACGGTCGGCGAGCGGGGACCCGCGACCCTCGAGAACTACCAGTTCATCGAGAAGATCACGCATTTCGACCGCGAGCGGATCCCCGAGCGGGTCGTGCATGCCCGGGGCGCCGGCGCCCACGGCTACTTCGAGGCCTACGGCAAGATCGGCGACGAGCCGGCCTCCAAGTACACCCGCGCCCGCGTCCTCAACGAGACCGGCGTGAAGACCCCGGTCTTCGTGCGCTTCTCGACCGTGGCCGGCGCCAAGGAGAGCCCCGAGACCGAGCGCGATCCGCGCGGCTTCGCGGTGAAGTTCAAGACCCTGGACGGCAACTGGGACCTCGTCGGCAACAATCTCAAGGTCTTCTTCATCCGGGACGCCGTGAAGTTCCCGGACATGATCCACGCCTTCAAGCCCGATCCGGTGACGAACCGCCAGGAGGCGTGGCGCTTCTTCGACTTCGTGGCGCAGCACCCCGAGTCGATCCACATGGTGACCTGGCTGAAGTCGCCCTGGGGCATCCCCGCGAATTACCGCGAGATGGAGGGCTCCGGCGTCAACACCTACAAGCTGGTGAACGACCGGGGCGAGGCGGTCCTCTGCAAGTTCCACTGGATCCCCAAGCAGGGCGTGCGCAACCTGACCTCGGCCCAGGCCTCCGCGATCCAGGCGAAGGACGTCGGTCACGCCACCCGCGACCTCTACGACAACATCCAGGCCGGCAACTTCCCCGAATGGGAATTCGCCGTGCAGATCATGCCGGACGGGCCCAACGAGCAGCTCTCGTTCGATCCGCTCGACGACACGAAGCGCTGGCCCGAGGACCAGTTCCCGCTGCTCACGTGCGGGCGGATGGTGCTCGACCGGGTGCCGGACAACTTCTTCGCCGAGGTCGAGCAGGCGGCCTTCGGGACGGGCGTGCTGGTCGACGGCATCGACTTCTCGGACGACAAGATGCTGCAGGGCCGGACCCTGTCCTACTCGGACACGCAGCGCTACCGCGTCGGCCCGAACTACCTGCAGCTGCCGATCAACGCGCCGCATCCCGACGTGAAGGTGTTCTCGAACCAGCGCGACGGCCAGATGACCTACGCGGTCGACGGCACCGGGCCGAACAAGCACATCAACTACGAGCCGAGCACGCTGGCCGAGGGCGTTCGCGAGGCGCCGAAGCCCGCCAGGGACTACCACCAGCCGGTGACCGGCCATCTCGGCCGCTACCAGACGAGCCGGACCGAGGACGACTACGCCCAGGCCGGGGCGCGCTACCGCTCCTTCGAGGCGTGGGAGCGCGAGGACCTGATCGCCAACCTCGTGGCCGACATGAAGCAGTGCCCCGAGCCGATCCAGCTGCGGATGGTCTGGCACTTCTGGCACGCGGACGAGGATTACGGCCGGCGCGTGGCCGAGGGGGCCGGCATCGACCTCGAGAAGGCCAAGGCCCTGCCGCCGCTTCCGGGCCGCGCCGCCCCTCACAAGCGGCTCGCGACCGAGACCTACACGGACGGCTCGCCGTCGCACAAGGTCGCGGCCGAGTAA
- a CDS encoding LysR substrate-binding domain-containing protein has translation MNLAGLSLRDLEYVVAVAEEHHFGRAAERCAVSQPTLSVQVRKLEQALGVVIFERTNRRVLLTPTGQAVVRQARAVLAEARRLLLLAREGGGAPLSGRLVLAAIQTLGPYLFPLVLRPLRQDFPLLALALSEGRTAGILEGLREGRLDAALISLPIAEAGLTVAPLFREPFLLACPADHAFAAGDPPKAADLAGPDLLLLDEGNCLRDQTVAACGAGPSAGRHATSLETLRSMVAAGGGYTLLPALAAPSGPDPSGLTVCRRFGEEGPSRVIALAWRASDPRGEGLARLAGFFRAHAPAATLPCDRPERLAPA, from the coding sequence ATGAATCTCGCCGGCCTGTCCCTCCGCGACCTCGAATACGTCGTCGCGGTCGCTGAGGAACACCATTTCGGCCGCGCGGCCGAGCGCTGCGCGGTGAGCCAGCCGACCCTGAGCGTGCAGGTGCGCAAGCTCGAACAGGCGCTCGGCGTCGTGATCTTCGAGCGCACCAACCGCCGCGTGCTGCTCACCCCCACCGGCCAAGCCGTGGTGCGCCAGGCCCGGGCGGTGCTGGCGGAGGCGCGCCGCCTGCTCCTGCTCGCCCGCGAGGGAGGCGGCGCGCCCCTGTCGGGCCGTCTCGTGCTGGCGGCGATCCAGACCCTCGGCCCCTACCTGTTCCCGCTGGTGCTGCGCCCGCTGCGGCAGGACTTCCCGCTCCTCGCCCTGGCGCTGAGCGAGGGGCGCACGGCCGGGATCCTGGAGGGCCTGCGCGAGGGGCGGCTCGACGCGGCCCTGATCTCCCTGCCGATTGCCGAGGCCGGGCTCACCGTGGCGCCGCTGTTCCGCGAGCCGTTCCTGCTCGCCTGCCCGGCCGACCACGCCTTCGCGGCAGGGGATCCGCCGAAGGCCGCCGACCTCGCCGGGCCGGACCTGCTCCTCCTCGACGAGGGCAATTGCCTGCGCGACCAGACCGTGGCGGCCTGCGGGGCCGGGCCCTCCGCCGGGCGCCACGCCACCAGCCTGGAGACCCTGCGCTCGATGGTGGCGGCCGGGGGCGGCTACACGCTGCTTCCCGCCCTCGCCGCGCCCAGCGGACCGGATCCGAGCGGCCTCACGGTCTGCCGCCGCTTCGGCGAGGAGGGTCCCTCGCGGGTGATCGCCCTCGCCTGGCGGGCGAGCGACCCGCGCGGCGAGGGTCTCGCGCGCCTCGCCGGGTTCTTCCGGGCCCATGCGCCCGCCGCAACCCTTCCTTGCGATCGGCCGGAGCGGCTCGCCCCGGCATGA
- a CDS encoding AbrB family transcriptional regulator has product MKPADLDLRRSTAVAAPQWVGLVAASAALSALLSAAGFPAALLLGPMLAAIGFGVSGAAIRVPKAAFLAAQALIGCLVAHAVNASIVQTLMADGLLMLAVVGVTVLASAAVGWVLTRIRLLPGTTAAWGSSPGAAAAMVAMAEEYGADPRLVAFMQYVRVACVALSASIVARFLVGHAAPAALPEPVGAPEPLAVLVTLAVAALGSWLGRRLNIPSGAMIGPLVIGATLHAGGLASMSLPDWLLALAYAAVGWTVGLRFTRATVRATVSALPGVLAATLGLIALCGLWAFGLTFLLPIDLLTAFLATSPGGLDSVAIIAVGSKADVSFVLAVQTLRLLVVIITGPLVAKWISAKWSSRAVA; this is encoded by the coding sequence ATGAAGCCCGCCGATCTCGACCTCCGCCGCTCCACCGCCGTCGCGGCTCCGCAATGGGTCGGACTCGTCGCCGCCTCGGCGGCCCTCTCGGCGCTGCTGTCGGCGGCGGGCTTCCCGGCGGCCCTGCTCCTCGGGCCGATGCTCGCCGCGATCGGCTTCGGCGTCTCGGGCGCCGCCATCCGGGTGCCGAAGGCCGCCTTCCTGGCCGCGCAGGCGCTGATCGGCTGCCTCGTGGCCCACGCGGTCAACGCCTCGATCGTGCAGACCCTGATGGCGGACGGGCTCCTGATGCTCGCCGTCGTCGGCGTCACCGTGCTGGCGAGCGCGGCGGTGGGCTGGGTCCTCACCCGGATTCGGCTCCTGCCCGGCACCACGGCCGCCTGGGGCTCCTCGCCGGGCGCCGCCGCCGCCATGGTGGCGATGGCCGAGGAGTACGGGGCCGATCCGCGCCTCGTCGCCTTCATGCAGTACGTGCGCGTCGCCTGCGTGGCCCTCTCGGCCTCGATCGTGGCGCGGTTCCTCGTCGGCCACGCCGCGCCCGCCGCCCTGCCGGAACCGGTCGGGGCGCCGGAGCCCCTCGCCGTCCTGGTGACGCTCGCCGTGGCGGCGCTCGGCTCCTGGCTGGGGCGGCGCCTCAACATCCCCTCCGGCGCGATGATCGGCCCCCTGGTGATCGGGGCGACGCTCCACGCCGGCGGGCTCGCCAGCATGAGCCTGCCCGACTGGCTGCTCGCCCTCGCCTACGCGGCGGTGGGCTGGACGGTGGGCCTGCGCTTCACCCGCGCCACCGTGCGGGCGACGGTCTCGGCGCTGCCGGGCGTGCTCGCGGCGACGCTCGGGCTGATCGCGCTCTGCGGGCTCTGGGCCTTCGGCCTGACCTTCCTGCTCCCGATCGACCTGCTGACCGCCTTCCTGGCCACCAGCCCGGGCGGGCTCGATTCCGTCGCCATCATCGCGGTCGGCTCGAAGGCGGACGTCTCCTTCGTCCTCGCCGTGCAGACGCTGCGACTCCTCGTCGTGATCATCACGGGGCCGCTCGTGGCCAAGTGGATCTCGGCCAAGTGGAGCTCGCGCGCCGTCGCCTGA
- the ilvA gene encoding threonine ammonia-lyase, biosynthetic, which translates to MHDYIRKILTARVYDVAIKSPLDPMQRLAGRLGAPVLLKREDLQPVFSFKLRGAYNKMAGLPREVLDRGVICASAGNHAQGVALAAAKLGVAATIVMPRTTPAIKVEAVRARGGHAVLHGDAFDEAYAHAKTLEADRGLTFIHPYDDPEVIAGQGTIGLEILQQHSGPIAAIFVPVGGGGLAAGIATVVKFLRPETKVIGVEPEDAASMAAALAAGERVVLNAVGLFADGVAVRQAGAETFRLCREHLDGVVTVDTDAICAAVKDVFDDTRAICEPSGALAVAGLKAWAAEHGTGGGALVAVNSGANLNFDRLRHIAERAELGERREVLLAVTIPERRGSYRAFIQALGARAITEFNYRYAEGADAHIFVGVQLQGQPGEKRALIEGLTALGYPILDLSDNEMAKVHVRYMVGGRVPGLADERLFRFEFPERPGALLRFLDSLGHAWNISLFHYRNHGADYGRVLAGIQVPEADRPRFLEALDELGYPFHDESDNPAYRLFLDGNAAAEAPGPA; encoded by the coding sequence GTGCACGACTACATCAGGAAGATCCTCACCGCCCGCGTCTACGACGTGGCGATCAAGAGCCCGCTCGATCCGATGCAGCGCCTCGCCGGGCGCCTCGGGGCGCCGGTCCTGCTCAAGCGCGAGGACCTGCAGCCGGTCTTCTCCTTCAAGCTGCGGGGCGCCTACAACAAGATGGCGGGCCTGCCGCGCGAGGTCCTCGACCGCGGGGTGATCTGCGCCTCGGCCGGCAACCACGCGCAGGGGGTGGCGCTCGCCGCCGCCAAGCTCGGCGTCGCGGCCACGATCGTGATGCCGCGCACGACCCCGGCCATCAAGGTCGAGGCGGTGCGGGCGCGCGGCGGCCACGCCGTGCTGCACGGCGACGCCTTCGACGAGGCCTACGCGCATGCCAAGACGCTGGAGGCGGACCGGGGCCTGACCTTCATCCACCCCTACGACGATCCCGAGGTGATCGCCGGCCAGGGCACGATCGGCCTGGAGATCCTGCAGCAGCATTCGGGGCCGATCGCGGCGATCTTCGTGCCGGTCGGCGGCGGCGGGCTCGCGGCCGGGATCGCCACGGTGGTCAAGTTCCTGCGCCCCGAGACCAAGGTCATCGGCGTCGAGCCGGAGGACGCGGCCAGCATGGCCGCCGCCCTCGCGGCGGGGGAGCGGGTGGTGCTCAACGCGGTCGGCCTGTTCGCGGACGGCGTCGCGGTGCGCCAGGCGGGGGCCGAGACCTTCCGGCTCTGCCGCGAGCATCTCGACGGGGTCGTGACCGTCGACACCGACGCGATCTGCGCGGCGGTCAAGGACGTGTTCGACGACACCCGCGCCATCTGCGAGCCCTCGGGGGCGCTCGCGGTGGCGGGCCTCAAGGCCTGGGCGGCGGAGCACGGGACCGGCGGCGGCGCGCTCGTCGCCGTCAACAGCGGCGCGAACCTGAACTTCGACCGCCTGCGCCACATCGCCGAGCGGGCCGAACTCGGCGAGCGCCGGGAGGTGCTGCTCGCCGTCACCATCCCGGAGCGGCGCGGCAGCTACCGGGCCTTCATCCAGGCGCTCGGCGCGCGGGCGATCACCGAGTTCAACTACCGCTACGCGGAGGGGGCGGACGCGCACATCTTCGTCGGCGTGCAGCTGCAGGGCCAGCCGGGCGAGAAGCGGGCGCTGATCGAGGGCCTCACGGCGCTCGGCTACCCGATCCTCGATCTCAGCGACAACGAGATGGCCAAGGTGCACGTCCGCTACATGGTGGGCGGCCGGGTGCCGGGCCTCGCCGACGAGCGCCTGTTCCGCTTCGAGTTCCCGGAGCGGCCGGGCGCCCTGCTCAGGTTCCTCGACAGCCTCGGCCACGCCTGGAACATCTCCCTGTTCCACTACCGCAACCACGGCGCCGATTACGGGCGGGTGCTGGCCGGGATCCAGGTGCCGGAGGCGGACAGGCCGCGCTTCCTCGAGGCGCTCGACGAGCTCGGCTACCCGTTCCACGACGAGAGCGACAACCCGGCCTACCGGCTCTTCCTCGACGGCAATGCCGCCGCCGAGGCGCCGGGGCCGGCCTGA